One Shewanella sp. MR-4 DNA window includes the following coding sequences:
- a CDS encoding PepSY domain-containing protein, which yields MKRLFFICFFSLFTLVHPTIIHAEPIELEHYQAKALVNSGQILSLNGTLAVVNQFCQGELIDAHLYQEDHKWRYDLQIKVQRGQIVNLSIDATNGQLEHSTALPSECRKHETATR from the coding sequence ATGAAACGGCTGTTTTTTATCTGTTTTTTCAGTCTGTTTACGCTGGTGCATCCAACAATAATTCACGCCGAACCGATTGAATTAGAACATTATCAAGCCAAGGCTTTGGTCAATTCCGGGCAAATTTTATCACTCAATGGCACCCTTGCCGTGGTCAATCAATTTTGCCAAGGCGAACTAATTGACGCCCATCTCTATCAAGAAGATCATAAATGGCGCTATGATTTACAAATCAAAGTGCAACGCGGCCAAATAGTGAATCTGAGTATTGATGCCACCAATGGTCAGCTCGAACACTCCACCGCACTACCGAGCGAATGTCGAAAACATGAAACTGCTACTCGTTGA
- a CDS encoding TonB-dependent copper receptor — MLYQPIKLAVILAGVLGTAVPQLGWSSEASDCGEDKKCQDYLRVSGDVMRQPVHLVSDPKQNRLPLPAYDGSGFLRSIPGFNITRKGGSGGDPMFRGLGGSRLNIVDDAQHVYGACGGRMDPPTNYIYPESYDQITVIKGPQTVKYGPVGTAGTILFEKNRHRFNQADLEGRASATGGSFDRRDAMVELSAGDKNYYLDFDMNQSSSDHYEDGNGNKVQSSYDRQNANLALGWTPTERTVLELAYGESSGEAEYADRLNKARQIDNRDAALLLQHEFESSWLTAVELQAFSNKNDHIMDRFDEGVNSGANVRRMTEGGHLWFELAPLDALDVTLGLDYMSSKHDGRSMAPGDVGLDDLLNKPFKEDMRYQNYGLFAESRYRFEASDLGSSSLHAGLRLDDWNSELLIAQQGERDDTLYSGYLRYEFQTAQHQYYAGFGSAQRMPDYWEIMKASADNPAQKAFDLKAETTNQFDIGWIYQGPVEASVSLFYGEIADYILIDSSGQATLARNIDASLYGGEASLDYALNEQWSSQLTVSYTHGENDTDKVALGQISPLEARLTVNYQWQRWTMAAQWRVVAAQDRYTLGHGNIVGQDLGTSSGFGTLALNASWSYNKDLSLILGVENLFDTAYAEHVSKAGTGNDLPGSEAMFRVNEPGRNLWAKLTYQF, encoded by the coding sequence GTGCTGTATCAACCTATCAAATTAGCCGTTATTTTAGCGGGAGTGCTGGGCACCGCTGTACCTCAATTAGGCTGGTCTTCTGAGGCGAGCGATTGTGGTGAAGATAAAAAATGTCAGGATTATCTAAGAGTATCTGGCGATGTAATGCGCCAGCCTGTCCATCTAGTGAGCGATCCTAAACAGAACCGTTTGCCATTGCCTGCCTACGATGGCTCGGGATTTTTACGCTCTATCCCTGGATTTAATATCACCCGCAAAGGCGGTTCAGGTGGCGACCCTATGTTTAGGGGGCTGGGCGGCTCGCGCTTAAACATAGTCGATGATGCTCAGCATGTGTATGGCGCCTGTGGTGGACGTATGGACCCACCGACAAACTATATTTATCCCGAAAGCTACGATCAGATAACGGTAATCAAAGGGCCACAGACGGTGAAGTACGGCCCTGTCGGCACTGCGGGCACAATTCTATTTGAGAAAAACCGCCATCGCTTTAACCAAGCGGATCTTGAAGGACGGGCCAGCGCTACGGGCGGCAGTTTCGATAGGCGAGATGCCATGGTGGAGCTGAGCGCTGGGGATAAGAATTACTACCTTGATTTCGATATGAATCAATCCAGTAGTGATCATTATGAAGATGGAAATGGCAACAAAGTACAATCGAGTTACGATCGGCAAAACGCCAATCTTGCCTTGGGGTGGACACCGACAGAGCGCACTGTACTTGAACTGGCCTACGGTGAGTCGAGCGGCGAAGCCGAGTATGCCGACAGGTTAAACAAGGCGCGTCAAATCGATAACCGTGATGCGGCGCTACTGCTACAACACGAGTTTGAATCGAGTTGGTTAACGGCGGTCGAATTGCAAGCCTTTAGCAATAAAAACGACCACATTATGGATAGGTTCGATGAAGGGGTTAATTCAGGTGCCAATGTGCGGCGGATGACGGAGGGCGGCCATTTGTGGTTCGAGTTAGCGCCACTCGATGCTCTGGATGTGACTCTTGGGCTGGATTATATGTCGAGCAAACACGATGGTCGCAGCATGGCGCCCGGCGATGTCGGCTTAGACGACTTACTCAATAAACCCTTTAAAGAGGATATGCGCTATCAAAACTATGGGCTGTTTGCTGAGTCCCGCTATCGTTTTGAAGCGAGTGACCTAGGCAGCAGTAGCTTGCACGCTGGATTGAGGCTAGACGACTGGAATAGCGAGCTCTTGATTGCTCAGCAGGGCGAGCGGGACGATACCCTCTACAGCGGATACCTGCGTTATGAGTTTCAAACCGCGCAGCACCAATATTATGCAGGCTTTGGCTCGGCGCAGCGGATGCCGGATTATTGGGAGATTATGAAGGCTAGCGCCGATAACCCCGCACAAAAAGCCTTTGACCTGAAAGCGGAAACCACCAATCAGTTCGATATAGGTTGGATTTATCAGGGGCCTGTCGAGGCTTCGGTGTCACTCTTCTATGGTGAGATTGCGGACTATATTCTGATTGATTCCAGCGGCCAAGCCACCCTTGCCCGTAATATTGATGCGAGTCTCTACGGTGGTGAGGCCAGTCTAGATTATGCGCTGAATGAGCAGTGGTCGAGCCAACTCACGGTGAGTTATACCCATGGCGAAAACGATACCGACAAGGTGGCGCTTGGGCAAATATCGCCGTTAGAGGCCAGATTAACCGTTAACTACCAATGGCAACGTTGGACCATGGCGGCGCAGTGGCGAGTGGTGGCCGCGCAAGACCGCTACACCTTAGGCCATGGCAATATCGTGGGGCAAGACTTAGGCACGAGCAGCGGTTTTGGTACCTTGGCGCTCAATGCTTCTTGGTCGTATAACAAGGATTTATCCTTAATTTTGGGTGTCGAAAACCTGTTTGATACCGCCTATGCCGAGCATGT
- a CDS encoding DUF1338 domain-containing protein, whose product MHTDINALFAALWQDYIQMTPSAAKVHELLGHGKPIINDHIALRTFNIAKVNLAVLAEHFTSLGYVACGDYKFEQKKLVAKHFEHPDATQPKVFISELLVEEFSPSLQSTIQGLIAQVDEQATKADNFIYSGRHWSLDAKTYETLLEESEYAAWVAAFGYRANHFTVSINHLEGFETLESVNDALKQAGFVLNSSGGEIKGSPEVLLEQSSTMADKIAVEFSDATVEIPSCFYEFALRYPKANGELYTGFVAASADKIFESTNAKKA is encoded by the coding sequence ATGCACACAGATATCAATGCGTTATTTGCCGCCCTCTGGCAAGACTATATTCAAATGACCCCATCTGCGGCCAAGGTGCACGAGCTACTCGGTCACGGCAAGCCAATTATCAACGACCATATCGCCCTGCGTACTTTTAACATCGCTAAGGTGAATTTAGCCGTATTGGCCGAGCACTTTACCTCTTTAGGTTATGTGGCTTGTGGTGATTATAAGTTTGAACAGAAAAAGCTGGTGGCTAAGCATTTTGAGCACCCAGATGCGACTCAACCTAAGGTGTTTATTTCTGAGTTATTGGTGGAAGAATTTAGCCCATCACTGCAAAGCACCATCCAAGGCTTAATTGCCCAAGTGGATGAGCAAGCGACGAAAGCGGATAACTTTATTTATTCGGGTCGCCATTGGTCACTGGATGCTAAGACCTATGAGACGCTGCTCGAAGAGAGCGAATATGCGGCTTGGGTGGCGGCCTTTGGCTACCGGGCTAATCATTTTACAGTCTCTATCAATCACCTCGAGGGCTTCGAGACATTAGAGTCTGTAAACGATGCGCTTAAGCAAGCGGGCTTTGTGCTGAATAGTTCAGGTGGCGAAATCAAAGGTTCGCCAGAGGTGTTACTGGAACAATCATCGACCATGGCCGATAAAATCGCCGTAGAATTTAGCGATGCAACGGTTGAGATCCCAAGCTGTTTCTATGAATTTGCCCTGCGTTACCCCAAGGCGAATGGCGAGCTGTACACTGGGTTCGTGGCCGCATCAGCCGATAAGATTTTTGAGAGTACCAACGCGAAAAAGGCCTAA
- the crp gene encoding cAMP-activated global transcriptional regulator CRP, which translates to MALIGKPKPDPTLEWFLSHCHIHKYPAKSTLIHAGEDSDTLYYIVKGSVAVLIKDEEGKEMILSYLNQGDFIGELGLFEEQAERTAWVRAKQACEIAEISYKKFKQLIQVNPEILMKLSAQMAYRLQSTSQKVGNLAFLDVAGRIAQTLLHLAKQPDAMTHPDGMQIKITRQEIGQIVGCSRETVGRILKMLEEQNLIQAHGKTIVVYGTR; encoded by the coding sequence ATGGCTCTGATTGGTAAGCCAAAACCAGACCCAACTTTGGAATGGTTTTTATCACACTGTCACATTCACAAGTATCCCGCTAAAAGCACCTTGATCCATGCTGGTGAAGACTCAGATACCCTTTATTACATCGTAAAAGGTTCTGTAGCGGTATTGATTAAAGATGAAGAAGGTAAGGAGATGATCCTTTCTTATCTTAATCAAGGCGACTTTATCGGTGAGTTAGGATTGTTCGAAGAACAAGCTGAACGTACTGCTTGGGTTCGTGCGAAACAAGCATGTGAAATTGCTGAAATCTCTTACAAGAAGTTCAAGCAATTAATTCAAGTTAACCCCGAAATTCTGATGAAGCTATCGGCTCAAATGGCATACCGCCTACAAAGCACTAGCCAGAAAGTGGGTAATTTAGCGTTCCTCGATGTGGCTGGCCGTATTGCCCAGACATTGTTGCATTTAGCTAAACAACCCGATGCGATGACTCACCCAGACGGCATGCAAATTAAGATCACTCGCCAAGAAATTGGTCAGATCGTCGGTTGCTCCCGCGAAACTGTGGGTCGTATCTTAAAGATGCTTGAAGAGCAGAATTTGATCCAAGCACACGGTAAAACCATTGTGGTATATGGTACCCGTTAA
- a CDS encoding response regulator transcription factor, whose translation MKLLLVEDNPMLVSELEKQLKQAGYVTDITDKAVEADYLVKETQYDCVILDIGLPDGNGLELLEGWRNQGISTPVIMLTARSQWHEKVEGFNAGADDYLGKPFHAQELLARIQALIHRAHGRLNNPSKQLSYGGVTLDEAEQTVSVGEHLYELTAMEFRLLKIFLMSPKKLLSKAQLTDKLYQFDDEKESNVVEVYVTHLRKKLGKTAIETRRGQGYIFHGLTA comes from the coding sequence ATGAAACTGCTACTCGTTGAAGATAATCCGATGTTGGTCTCCGAACTGGAGAAGCAACTCAAACAGGCTGGCTACGTTACCGATATTACTGACAAAGCAGTTGAAGCCGATTACCTCGTTAAAGAAACCCAATACGACTGCGTGATCTTAGATATTGGCCTCCCCGACGGCAATGGACTGGAATTACTCGAAGGCTGGCGTAATCAAGGCATTAGCACGCCAGTTATCATGCTGACAGCCCGTAGCCAATGGCATGAAAAGGTCGAAGGCTTTAATGCCGGCGCCGATGATTATTTAGGTAAACCCTTCCATGCACAGGAATTACTGGCGCGTATCCAAGCGCTTATCCACCGCGCGCACGGCCGATTAAATAATCCCAGTAAACAGTTGAGCTATGGTGGCGTCACCTTAGATGAAGCCGAGCAGACGGTGAGCGTTGGCGAACATTTATATGAGTTGACCGCCATGGAGTTCAGGCTGTTAAAAATCTTCCTCATGTCGCCTAAGAAGCTGTTATCTAAGGCACAGCTGACGGACAAGCTCTATCAGTTTGACGATGAGAAAGAGAGTAACGTGGTTGAAGTTTACGTGACTCACCTGCGTAAAAAACTCGGCAAAACCGCGATTGAAACCCGCCGCGGCCAAGGTTACATCTTCCACGGCCTGACTGCATGA
- a CDS encoding tetratricopeptide repeat protein: MKYRRWVLGAGFTLSLGMSAAAHAFSIPQPANEVAASKFVHIQVQAEQGDADAQFLLGLMFLSGRYVQQEVPTGLHWMTLAAEQQHEKAQQTLADLSFEGQLVKRDLAVAERWYKDMGERGNRWAQFRLGFIYASGGDGIARNCGKAVEQFTRVGDDVALGNVAWILATCPEAEYRDGNKALELSLQLLKVNENDPTNLDNLAAAYAEVGDFGAAVSTQQKAIAALKMTAEAAKTDEFQQRLHSYEQKRAYRETLRLLD, from the coding sequence GTGAAATACAGACGATGGGTTTTAGGCGCCGGATTCACTTTATCCCTAGGGATGAGTGCTGCCGCGCACGCATTTTCTATTCCACAGCCAGCCAATGAAGTCGCGGCGAGTAAATTTGTGCACATTCAAGTGCAGGCGGAGCAGGGCGATGCCGACGCACAATTTTTACTGGGGCTGATGTTTCTCTCTGGACGTTATGTACAGCAAGAAGTGCCGACCGGATTACATTGGATGACCCTTGCCGCCGAGCAGCAACACGAAAAGGCGCAGCAAACCTTAGCGGATCTCTCCTTTGAGGGGCAGCTAGTAAAGCGTGACTTAGCCGTGGCCGAACGTTGGTATAAGGATATGGGCGAGCGTGGTAATCGCTGGGCGCAGTTCCGTTTAGGCTTTATTTATGCCTCGGGTGGCGATGGCATTGCGCGTAACTGCGGTAAAGCCGTGGAGCAATTTACCCGCGTGGGGGATGATGTTGCCCTTGGCAATGTGGCGTGGATTTTAGCGACTTGCCCCGAAGCCGAATATCGCGATGGTAATAAAGCGCTCGAATTATCCTTGCAGCTGCTGAAAGTGAACGAGAACGACCCTACCAACCTCGATAACTTGGCGGCCGCCTATGCCGAAGTCGGTGATTTTGGCGCCGCGGTATCGACCCAGCAAAAAGCGATAGCTGCCTTAAAGATGACGGCCGAAGCCGCTAAGACTGACGAGTTTCAGCAGCGTCTGCACAGCTATGAGCAAAAGCGCGCTTACCGTGAGACCTTGCGTTTACTCGATTAA
- the thpR gene encoding RNA 2',3'-cyclic phosphodiesterase — MLQRLFLGFAPTSIQRQQLLQLQQSLAPHLAPHAKPVIQSNLHLTLAFLGLTNPTQVAQLLDGVDKLAKPRFSVTLDSIAVWPKAQVCCLKGDSISPELALLTSQAQDLAQQLQLHLSEHPFRPHISLFRKAKPSGILASELTLKELVLQNVIQASMLELTLAPEQLHLYLSASGGRGVEYQILHSWPLA, encoded by the coding sequence GTGTTACAACGACTCTTCCTTGGGTTTGCCCCCACAAGCATACAGCGGCAACAACTGCTGCAATTGCAGCAAAGCTTGGCACCGCATTTAGCGCCACATGCTAAACCCGTCATCCAAAGCAATTTACACTTAACCCTCGCCTTTTTAGGACTCACGAATCCGACTCAAGTGGCGCAGTTGCTCGACGGTGTCGATAAGCTGGCTAAACCAAGATTCAGTGTCACGCTGGATAGCATCGCCGTGTGGCCTAAGGCGCAGGTCTGTTGTTTAAAGGGCGATAGCATCAGTCCTGAGTTAGCCCTCTTAACATCTCAGGCACAGGATTTAGCCCAACAGTTACAGTTGCACCTGAGTGAGCATCCGTTTCGGCCCCATATCAGCTTGTTTAGAAAGGCAAAGCCGTCAGGCATCTTGGCGAGTGAGCTAACGCTTAAGGAGTTGGTACTGCAGAACGTCATCCAAGCTTCGATGCTTGAACTCACGCTCGCACCCGAGCAGCTGCATTTGTATCTTTCCGCCAGTGGCGGACGCGGTGTGGAATATCAAATCTTACATTCTTGGCCGCTCGCATAA
- a CDS encoding putative bifunctional diguanylate cyclase/phosphodiesterase — protein sequence MSDGLANPLQQALVTIFSETPLETLEQNVDQALEAITLQLHCDGVFVLTGSLALDHLRTRNLYLKPQFSQGQQTRVWPLARMPFFRSLVRTPTLLNLPDVDTLPAEAQAERALLRDWNVKSLLVLPPVVFGETRIALGAVNCSECCEWSAEFIREFQHAAVMIGSAMELTRIAHDMLASEHKYREVFNQLPLACALLDKQNQLTMLNKVALQTLPVQHGYDLFSMVREEEHAMLTDTLHMVREGVLGQAWCELPLKSNLQLDWLRLSFSQIHGNKDTLVMIAEDVSEKYRLADELSFHANYDALTGLPNRLHFEALLENLLQTKDEMPTCVAFIDVDQFQVINNVSGHQAGDKLLCQLALRLKQLVRKGDIVARLGGDEFGILMHYCNVDSAQHIANRICTQLATHEFIWENRCHNVSVSMGIAKLEKSATDIYTVMSQADAACRLAKDKGRNGWHLYSAKDPKMTRLYTEMMASVDIVSALALNQFELYFQSIAPLSREESGLHLEVLLRMVQANGTIVSPAIFLPAAERYNLAAKVDLWVIDNLLKWGSSHLDIWQQLELVSVNLSATSLGDSEFMNWLEMRLMTEPELVDKLCIEITETAAVSQLDQATKLIEVLRPLNCQLALDDFGAGFSSFAYLKRLNVDYVKIDGQFVINLCEDEADQAIIKAICQLGQDMGFDVVAEFVESTEIATKLKSLGVDYAQGYAINKPMPLLTLTSGLAEPWLR from the coding sequence ATGTCAGATGGTTTAGCAAATCCACTCCAACAGGCATTAGTGACGATTTTTAGCGAAACGCCGCTAGAAACCCTAGAGCAAAATGTTGACCAAGCCCTAGAGGCCATCACGCTGCAGTTGCATTGTGATGGGGTATTTGTGCTGACGGGCAGTTTAGCCCTAGACCATCTACGTACCCGTAATCTGTATTTAAAACCGCAATTTAGCCAGGGCCAACAGACACGGGTCTGGCCGCTCGCGCGTATGCCGTTTTTTCGCTCCTTAGTGAGAACCCCCACACTGCTGAATCTTCCCGATGTCGATACCTTGCCCGCGGAGGCTCAAGCGGAGCGGGCGTTACTTCGTGATTGGAACGTTAAAAGCCTATTGGTGTTACCGCCTGTAGTGTTTGGCGAAACCCGTATCGCCCTCGGCGCGGTCAATTGCTCGGAATGCTGTGAATGGAGTGCGGAGTTTATTCGGGAATTTCAACATGCGGCTGTGATGATTGGCTCGGCGATGGAACTGACCCGTATCGCCCACGATATGTTGGCCAGTGAGCACAAATATCGCGAAGTTTTTAATCAATTGCCTTTAGCCTGCGCCCTGCTCGATAAACAGAACCAACTGACCATGCTGAACAAAGTCGCGTTGCAAACCTTGCCGGTGCAGCATGGATACGATTTATTCAGCATGGTGCGCGAAGAGGAGCATGCCATGCTCACCGACACGCTGCACATGGTGCGCGAAGGCGTATTGGGGCAAGCCTGGTGTGAGTTACCCTTAAAATCTAACCTGCAGTTGGATTGGCTGAGGCTGAGCTTTAGCCAAATTCACGGCAATAAAGATACCCTAGTGATGATTGCCGAGGATGTCAGTGAAAAATATCGCCTCGCCGATGAGCTGTCCTTCCATGCCAATTATGATGCTTTGACTGGGTTACCGAATCGGCTGCATTTTGAGGCCTTGCTCGAAAATCTGCTGCAAACCAAAGATGAGATGCCCACCTGCGTTGCCTTTATCGATGTCGATCAGTTTCAGGTGATCAACAATGTGAGCGGCCATCAAGCCGGTGATAAATTACTGTGCCAGCTTGCATTACGTCTCAAGCAATTGGTTCGTAAGGGGGATATTGTCGCGCGTTTGGGCGGCGATGAGTTTGGGATTTTAATGCATTATTGCAATGTGGATTCGGCGCAGCATATCGCTAATCGGATCTGCACTCAGTTAGCGACCCACGAGTTTATTTGGGAAAACCGTTGCCACAATGTCAGTGTCAGCATGGGGATTGCTAAGCTCGAAAAGTCTGCGACGGATATTTACACTGTGATGAGTCAGGCCGATGCGGCCTGTCGTCTCGCGAAGGATAAGGGCCGCAATGGCTGGCACTTGTACAGTGCCAAAGATCCTAAAATGACCCGCCTGTATACCGAGATGATGGCCTCAGTCGATATCGTCAGCGCCCTCGCGCTAAATCAATTTGAGCTGTATTTCCAAAGCATTGCCCCGTTAAGTCGCGAAGAATCCGGCCTGCATTTAGAGGTGCTACTGCGGATGGTGCAGGCCAATGGCACTATTGTTTCGCCGGCGATCTTTCTCCCCGCGGCGGAGCGTTACAACTTGGCGGCCAAGGTCGACTTGTGGGTGATCGATAATCTGCTGAAGTGGGGCAGTAGCCATTTGGATATTTGGCAACAGCTGGAGTTGGTCTCGGTCAACCTGTCGGCGACCTCGTTAGGTGACAGCGAGTTTATGAATTGGCTCGAAATGCGCCTGATGACCGAACCTGAGCTGGTGGATAAGCTCTGCATTGAGATCACCGAAACCGCCGCGGTGAGCCAATTAGATCAGGCCACTAAATTGATTGAAGTGCTGAGGCCATTAAACTGTCAACTCGCGTTGGATGATTTTGGCGCGGGGTTCTCAAGCTTTGCCTACCTTAAACGCTTGAACGTGGATTATGTCAAAATCGACGGCCAGTTTGTGATTAATCTCTGCGAGGATGAGGCCGACCAAGCCATCATTAAAGCCATTTGCCAGTTAGGGCAAGATATGGGCTTCGATGTAGTGGCGGAGTTTGTTGAATCCACCGAAATTGCCACTAAGTTAAAAAGCCTAGGCGTGGATTATGCCCAAGGTTATGCCATCAACAAGCCTATGCCGTTACTGACTTTAACCTCTGGCTTGGCCGAACCTTGGCTACGCTAA
- a CDS encoding ATP-binding protein: MISIRTKLSLWLTSLLVLGTVIGLILFESMLRQAFHDSIINRLEEDLEHIMLATHINNGEINIDQSQLSSFYRPAYSGRYFQLNLPNEVIRSRSLWDMQLDIEPLAPNQTRVWQAKGPKNNDMQLLSLGLNSSSANVTATLTVAQDLSIGRRVFSEVYGTKLGINLAMLVAMIAGIFLILRQSFKPVKQIQHALSRLQEGEINALELNNIPPEVQPLAKTYNELLEYTAKQIERSRNNLGNLSHGLKTPLAVMQQQVEALGLKDPDTAMALQQQLDAIHKMVERKLAAARITGDMLPAAQLVVPRDLHSLANTLNKVHRSKSINCDFELDPSIQRLPIHREDGMELLGNLLDNAFKWAGSQVAVKLWKAQNKLCLSIDDDGPGVADDELDKLTQRGTRLDESVMGHGLGLSIVKEIAEQYGIELKFKHSSHLSGLSIELVFG, translated from the coding sequence ATGATCTCCATTCGCACTAAGCTCAGTTTATGGTTAACGAGCTTATTAGTGTTAGGCACAGTGATTGGACTCATATTGTTTGAGTCCATGCTGCGCCAAGCGTTTCACGACTCCATTATCAACCGCTTAGAAGAAGATCTTGAGCACATCATGTTGGCGACCCATATCAATAATGGGGAGATCAATATCGATCAGAGCCAACTGTCGAGCTTCTACCGCCCCGCCTATTCGGGGCGTTATTTCCAGCTCAACCTGCCCAATGAAGTGATCCGTTCCCGCTCCCTGTGGGACATGCAGCTCGATATCGAACCTTTGGCGCCAAACCAGACCCGCGTCTGGCAGGCAAAAGGGCCGAAAAACAATGATATGCAGCTATTATCCCTAGGGCTGAACTCCAGCAGCGCCAATGTCACCGCCACCCTAACGGTAGCGCAGGATTTGAGTATCGGCCGGCGCGTGTTTAGCGAGGTCTATGGCACTAAGCTTGGGATTAACCTCGCCATGTTAGTGGCCATGATCGCGGGGATCTTCTTGATCCTGCGTCAATCCTTTAAACCGGTAAAACAGATCCAACACGCGCTCTCACGCCTGCAGGAAGGCGAGATTAACGCCTTAGAGCTGAATAACATTCCGCCCGAAGTGCAACCGCTAGCCAAGACCTACAACGAGTTATTGGAATACACCGCCAAGCAAATTGAGCGTAGCCGCAATAACTTAGGCAACTTAAGCCATGGGTTAAAAACCCCACTGGCGGTGATGCAGCAACAGGTTGAAGCCTTGGGGCTTAAAGATCCCGACACCGCCATGGCGCTGCAACAGCAACTCGACGCTATCCATAAAATGGTCGAGCGTAAACTTGCTGCGGCGCGGATCACCGGTGATATGTTACCTGCCGCCCAGTTAGTAGTACCGAGGGATCTTCACAGCCTCGCCAATACCCTCAACAAAGTGCATAGAAGCAAAAGCATCAATTGCGACTTTGAGCTCGACCCCAGTATCCAGCGCCTGCCCATCCATAGGGAAGATGGCATGGAGCTCTTAGGGAATCTGCTCGATAACGCCTTTAAATGGGCGGGCAGCCAAGTCGCGGTCAAACTGTGGAAGGCGCAAAACAAACTCTGCCTTAGCATTGATGATGATGGCCCAGGTGTTGCTGACGATGAACTCGATAAACTCACCCAAAGAGGTACACGCCTCGATGAATCCGTTATGGGTCATGGCCTAGGGCTATCGATAGTGAAAGAGATTGCCGAGCAATATGGCATTGAGCTTAAGTTTAAGCACAGCAGCCATTTATCCGGTCTCAGTATTGAACTAGTCTTTGGCTAA